A single Methanobrevibacter oralis DNA region contains:
- the npdG gene encoding NADPH-dependent F420 reductase — protein sequence MKVSIIGGTGSQGLGIGKRLAIEGVDIIIGSRKEEKALTIVEETIEELKDYNISMCGMTNEDAACEGDVLIITVPLVAQKPTVEGIKEFCTSKIVMDATVPLETAIGGKPFRFVDLMEGSAAERTASILEGTGAKVICAFCNISNSHLSNIPEDIECDCLISGDDSESKQIASEIIDKIPGIKTIDCGILEKARIIEKITPLLIGLNIKYKSHYGGLRITGINF from the coding sequence ATGAAAGTAAGTATTATCGGAGGAACTGGTTCACAAGGATTGGGGATTGGTAAACGTTTAGCTATTGAAGGTGTAGATATTATAATAGGATCTCGTAAGGAGGAAAAAGCATTAACTATAGTTGAAGAAACTATTGAAGAATTAAAAGATTATAATATTTCAATGTGTGGAATGACTAATGAAGATGCAGCATGTGAAGGAGATGTGTTGATTATAACTGTACCTTTAGTTGCACAAAAACCAACAGTTGAGGGAATCAAAGAATTTTGCACTAGTAAAATCGTGATGGATGCAACAGTACCTCTTGAAACAGCAATTGGTGGAAAACCATTTAGGTTTGTAGATTTGATGGAAGGATCTGCTGCTGAGAGAACTGCATCAATTCTAGAAGGAACTGGAGCTAAAGTCATATGTGCATTTTGTAATATTAGTAATTCTCATTTATCAAACATTCCAGAAGATATAGAATGTGATTGTTTAATTTCAGGAGATGATAGTGAATCAAAACAAATAGCAAGCGAAATAATAGATAAAATTCCAGGTATAAAAACTATAGACTGTGGAATTCTTGAAAAAGCACGAATAATTGAAAAAATAACTCCTCTTTTAATAGGATTAAATATTAAATATAAATCTCATTATGGAGGACTTAGAATAACAGGTATAAATTTCTAG
- a CDS encoding putative quinol monooxygenase — protein MIIVQAKAIPKNRESQNKIIEFAQDLIKKSKEESGNIDYNLLINTDDDTLLFVEQWDSIEILNSHLKTEHFLNFGENIADLVVSDLEINIFDANPLSL, from the coding sequence ATGATTATTGTTCAGGCTAAGGCTATTCCTAAGAATAGAGAAAGTCAAAATAAGATAATTGAATTTGCCCAAGATTTAATAAAAAAATCAAAGGAGGAATCTGGTAATATTGATTATAATTTATTAATCAATACAGATGATGATACATTATTATTTGTTGAACAATGGGATTCTATTGAGATTCTTAACAGCCACTTAAAAACAGAACACTTTTTAAATTTTGGTGAAAACATCGCTGATTTGGTTGTGAGTGATTTAGAGATTAATATATTTGATGCAAATCCACTATCTTTATAA
- a CDS encoding C1 family peptidase, which produces MAIAYLVSLLGPVYEYQNLFDVKSVLSPVLNPLFHIQNIVFLKRDNFTDNNAIKEAILKYGAVATKMYYSTSYLKDDLNYYYNGIIGCNHAVCIVGWDDNYSKNNFKKTPQGNGAWIVKNSWGNSSGHGGYFYVSYYDTKFAQIGKNDASYTFILNDTVKHDKIYQYDIVGKTDYLFTNKNSIYYKNIFKSTDNEFISAVSDHTYNSQVACIKVFTILNEVNTTLNLSISLDDNKLDLTANIYNEYGYPLQAGNVIFYLDNLKYTVPVKNGKVSLNHVFMTKGERLISAEYVNSGYKSLKKEKSINVENIKFIPTNLNGSNLTVYYKSGVLTLILEDYYLNPISDALISINNKKIKTNANGIAKLNLDLNVGLHILTAYFNGKDDYLASNTSLTIKVLSTIKANDFSRGYNSAYDYKATFLDSKGRILANKKIIFMINNKKHNLKTNSKGIATLKVKLATGTYLITLINPQTTEKVSKTLKIIPILKENKNVVNYFGATTKYKLRVYGDNGKAVGSGVSITFKVNSKSYTIKTNKYGYAILKIKLNIGKYTIKTTYKSFKVANKITVKPVLITKDIKVKKAKKIKFTAKLVNIKGKTLYKRTITFKFKEKTYKVKTNSKGIAKISLKNLKVGKYKIYSIYTKSKIKNTITVIN; this is translated from the coding sequence ATGGCAATAGCGTATCTTGTAAGTTTATTAGGTCCTGTATATGAATATCAAAATTTATTTGATGTTAAAAGTGTATTATCACCAGTTTTAAACCCATTGTTTCATATTCAGAATATTGTTTTTTTAAAGCGTGATAATTTTACAGATAATAATGCTATTAAAGAAGCTATTTTAAAATATGGTGCTGTTGCTACAAAGATGTATTATTCTACTTCTTATTTAAAAGATGATTTAAATTATTATTATAATGGCATAATTGGATGTAATCATGCAGTATGTATTGTTGGCTGGGATGATAATTACTCTAAAAATAATTTCAAAAAAACACCTCAAGGTAATGGTGCATGGATAGTAAAAAATAGTTGGGGTAATTCATCAGGCCATGGTGGATATTTCTATGTTTCCTATTATGATACTAAATTTGCCCAAATTGGTAAAAATGATGCTTCATATACTTTTATTTTAAATGACACAGTCAAACATGATAAAATTTATCAATATGACATAGTTGGTAAAACAGATTACTTATTCACTAATAAAAATAGTATTTATTACAAAAACATTTTTAAATCAACAGATAATGAATTTATAAGTGCAGTTTCAGATCACACTTATAATTCACAAGTAGCATGTATTAAAGTATTTACAATATTAAATGAGGTTAATACAACATTAAACTTAAGTATTTCGCTAGATGATAATAAATTAGACTTAACAGCTAATATTTATAATGAATATGGATATCCACTTCAAGCAGGTAATGTAATATTTTATTTAGATAATTTAAAATACACTGTTCCCGTTAAAAATGGTAAAGTTAGTCTTAATCACGTATTCATGACTAAAGGTGAAAGATTAATCTCAGCTGAATATGTTAATTCAGGTTATAAGTCTTTAAAAAAAGAAAAATCAATAAATGTGGAAAATATTAAGTTTATTCCAACTAATTTAAATGGATCTAATTTAACAGTTTATTATAAAAGTGGTGTTTTAACTTTAATTTTAGAAGATTATTATTTAAATCCAATATCAGATGCTTTAATTTCAATTAATAATAAAAAAATAAAAACAAATGCTAATGGTATAGCTAAGCTTAACTTAGATTTAAATGTAGGTTTACACATATTAACTGCTTATTTTAATGGTAAAGACGATTATTTAGCTTCAAATACGAGTTTAACAATAAAAGTGCTGTCAACTATTAAAGCTAATGATTTCTCAAGAGGGTATAATAGTGCTTATGATTATAAAGCAACATTTTTAGATTCAAAAGGAAGAATTCTAGCTAATAAAAAAATAATATTTATGATAAATAATAAAAAACACAATCTTAAAACTAATTCAAAAGGTATTGCAACTTTAAAAGTAAAATTAGCTACTGGTACTTATTTAATTACATTAATTAACCCTCAAACAACTGAAAAAGTATCTAAAACACTTAAAATTATTCCAATATTAAAAGAAAATAAAAATGTTGTTAATTATTTTGGTGCTACAACAAAGTATAAACTAAGAGTTTATGGAGATAATGGAAAAGCTGTTGGTTCAGGAGTAAGTATTACATTTAAAGTTAATTCAAAAAGCTACACAATTAAAACAAATAAATATGGCTATGCAATACTTAAAATAAAACTCAATATTGGGAAATACACTATTAAAACTACTTATAAATCTTTTAAAGTAGCTAATAAAATAACTGTAAAACCTGTTTTAATTACTAAAGATATAAAGGTTAAAAAAGCTAAAAAAATTAAGTTCACAGCAAAATTAGTTAATATAAAAGGTAAAACTTTATATAAAAGGACCATAACTTTTAAATTTAAAGAAAAAACATATAAAGTTAAAACTAATTCTAAAGGAATAGCAAAAATAAGTCTTAAGAATTTAAAAGTAGGAAAATATAAAATTTATTCTATTTATACTAAATCCAAAATCAAAAACACAATTACAGTAATAAATTAA
- a CDS encoding C1 family peptidase: MIKASKFFLIIFLILLFIPLSFAADNTTDTNIGSVSGEILSSDYYFNASSDDDGNGTIDNPYNTIAENKLKQDSVNYLANGEYDLNFPLFNIDNSIFILGEDVTNTILKSNHTRIIINKGEVLTLQNLTLLNISIFNNGGYLNITNCIFKNSLSLGPENGIIKANLLSNNNLINSSFIGSYTKNSRAIYLFNSTLNANNICVYNFSSVFGGGVCSVLSNVTFNNFTAKNNNASYQGGVIYHLYGKFSIVNGSFTSNSAIYGGALFIDNSSSLTLNNIKFKNNYALKYAGALYSLLNLNKTVNNLTFFNNTALKYMDLYDTNIPNSVIGNGNYTLVNYNSTFNGTIPSFYDLRLEGLVSSVKAQGVGGNCWAFAALGALESCLLKATGKEYDLSEENMKNLMSLYSDYGWNRETNKGGFDDMAISYLVNWLGPIHEVDEVYNQNSILSQVFNSIFHIQNIIFLKRDNFTDNNAIKEAILKYGAVATQMHRNESYQKGNNHYYNGNMGCNHAVCIVGWDDSYSKNKFRIKPPGDGAWIVKNSWGSDWCGNGYFYVSYYDTKFAPVGRSDGSYTFILNDNIKYDKNYQYDIVGKTDYLLSNRTSVWYKNIFNSTDNEFLRAVSTYFEKKCNWELSIYVNNTLKLIKNGSSAAGYYTIDLGTYISLNPGDIFEVIFKITCSDVSFPISEKVSSNKVFYSPGISYFSWDGENWTDLYDFNYSYPGHTYKSQVACIKAFTLFNKTSPISVNYNESIDYGDALEIKIKLVNGSTGNLTIILDGKIYNLTINNASANISIANLSAGFYEFKIFYPGDNNHNPAFITNNLKVNKIKSVILANNTTLYYNGNFTAKLISSGKALVNEDVIIVINGNNYNLKSDVNGLIYTNLTLPAGNYQISIIYNGNTNYLSSNANFIITSLSSIESNNLKRGYNSDYDFKAKFLDKSGQALINTNVNFTVNNKKYIVKSDGFGVIYLKLKLNVGKYLISFTNPETLENNTNAVKIIKRLSANKDINAYFTAKTYYKVRVYGDDGKVVGAGEIVTFKINGKSYFIKTDSKGYAFLKVNLNPKKYKIAATYKGFKVLNNVVIKSLLITKNLSKKKAKTIKFTAKLVNNQGKILKNKKITFKFKGKTYKIKTNKKGVATLKLKNLKVGKYDIYSIYGKSKVKNTIIIKK, encoded by the coding sequence TTGATTAAAGCTAGTAAATTCTTTTTAATTATATTTTTAATATTGCTTTTTATTCCACTAAGTTTTGCTGCTGATAACACAACAGACACTAACATTGGAAGTGTCAGTGGTGAAATATTAAGTAGTGATTATTACTTTAATGCTTCTAGTGATGATGATGGAAATGGAACTATTGATAATCCATATAACACTATTGCTGAAAATAAACTTAAACAAGACTCTGTTAATTATTTGGCAAATGGAGAATATGATTTAAATTTTCCACTATTCAATATTGATAATTCTATTTTTATACTTGGGGAAGATGTAACTAATACAATATTAAAATCTAATCATACACGAATCATTATTAATAAAGGCGAAGTATTAACCCTTCAAAACTTAACTTTATTAAATATTTCAATATTTAATAATGGGGGATATTTAAATATTACAAACTGTATCTTTAAAAATTCATTATCACTAGGGCCTGAAAATGGGATAATTAAAGCTAATTTATTATCAAATAATAATTTGATTAATTCTTCTTTTATAGGGAGTTATACTAAGAATTCTAGGGCAATTTACCTTTTTAATTCCACATTAAATGCTAATAACATTTGTGTTTATAATTTTTCTTCTGTATTTGGAGGTGGAGTTTGTTCTGTTTTATCAAATGTTACTTTTAATAATTTCACTGCAAAAAACAATAATGCAAGCTATCAAGGAGGAGTAATTTATCATTTATATGGTAAGTTTTCAATTGTTAATGGGTCTTTTACTAGTAACTCAGCTATTTATGGCGGAGCATTATTTATTGATAATTCATCGTCATTAACTTTAAATAATATAAAATTTAAGAATAATTATGCACTGAAATATGCAGGAGCACTTTACTCATTGCTTAATCTAAATAAAACAGTCAATAATTTAACATTTTTCAACAACACGGCTTTAAAATATATGGATTTATATGATACAAACATTCCTAATTCAGTTATAGGAAATGGAAATTATACTCTTGTTAATTATAATTCTACTTTCAATGGAACAATACCTAGTTTTTATGATTTGCGCTTAGAAGGATTAGTTTCTTCTGTTAAAGCTCAGGGGGTTGGTGGTAATTGTTGGGCATTTGCAGCATTAGGTGCTTTAGAATCATGTCTTTTAAAAGCAACAGGAAAAGAATATGATTTATCAGAAGAAAACATGAAAAATTTAATGAGTTTATATTCTGATTATGGATGGAATAGGGAAACTAATAAAGGCGGCTTTGATGATATGGCTATTAGCTATTTAGTTAATTGGTTAGGTCCTATTCATGAAGTTGATGAAGTATATAATCAAAATAGTATTTTATCTCAAGTATTTAATAGTATATTTCATATTCAAAATATTATTTTTTTAAAACGTGATAACTTTACGGACAATAATGCTATTAAAGAAGCTATTTTAAAATATGGTGCTGTTGCAACTCAAATGCATCGTAATGAATCTTATCAAAAAGGTAATAATCATTATTATAATGGGAATATGGGATGTAATCATGCGGTATGTATTGTTGGATGGGATGACTCATATTCTAAAAATAAGTTTAGAATTAAACCACCAGGTGATGGTGCTTGGATTGTTAAAAACAGTTGGGGATCTGATTGGTGTGGAAATGGATATTTCTATGTTTCATATTATGATACAAAATTTGCTCCGGTTGGTCGAAGTGATGGGTCATATACATTTATTTTAAATGATAATATAAAATATGATAAAAATTACCAATATGACATAGTAGGCAAAACAGATTACTTATTAAGTAATAGAACAAGTGTTTGGTATAAAAATATTTTTAATTCAACTGATAATGAGTTTTTAAGGGCAGTTTCAACATATTTTGAAAAAAAATGCAATTGGGAATTATCTATTTATGTAAACAACACATTAAAACTAATTAAAAACGGTTCATCTGCTGCAGGTTATTATACAATTGATTTAGGTACATATATTTCACTTAATCCAGGGGATATTTTTGAAGTTATCTTCAAAATTACTTGTAGTGATGTTAGTTTTCCAATTTCTGAAAAAGTAAGTTCTAATAAAGTTTTTTACTCACCGGGCATTTCTTACTTTAGTTGGGATGGTGAAAATTGGACAGATTTATATGATTTTAATTATAGTTATCCTGGACATACTTATAAATCACAAGTAGCTTGCATTAAAGCATTTACCCTATTTAATAAGACTTCTCCTATTTCAGTTAATTATAATGAAAGTATAGATTATGGTGATGCTTTAGAAATTAAAATAAAACTAGTTAATGGCTCAACTGGAAATTTAACTATTATACTTGATGGTAAAATTTATAATTTAACAATTAATAATGCTTCAGCTAATATTTCAATTGCTAATTTAAGTGCTGGCTTTTATGAATTTAAAATATTTTATCCAGGAGATAATAATCATAATCCTGCTTTTATCACTAATAATTTAAAGGTTAATAAGATTAAATCAGTGATTTTAGCCAATAATACAACATTATATTATAATGGTAATTTCACAGCTAAATTAATTAGTAGTGGAAAAGCATTGGTTAATGAAGATGTTATAATTGTCATTAATGGAAATAATTATAATCTTAAAAGTGATGTTAATGGATTGATTTATACAAATTTAACATTGCCTGCAGGTAATTATCAAATAAGCATTATTTATAATGGAAATACTAATTATTTATCATCTAATGCTAATTTTATAATAACCTCATTATCTAGTATTGAATCTAATAATTTAAAAAGAGGATATAATAGTGATTATGACTTTAAAGCTAAATTTTTAGATAAAAGTGGACAGGCGTTAATTAATACGAATGTTAATTTTACAGTTAATAATAAAAAATACATTGTTAAAAGCGATGGTTTTGGTGTAATTTACTTAAAACTAAAGTTAAATGTCGGTAAATATTTAATATCATTTACTAATCCTGAAACTTTAGAAAACAACACTAATGCTGTTAAAATAATAAAAAGATTATCTGCAAATAAGGATATTAATGCATACTTTACTGCTAAAACATATTATAAAGTTAGAGTATATGGAGATGATGGAAAAGTAGTTGGTGCAGGTGAAATTGTAACATTTAAAATCAATGGAAAAAGCTACTTTATAAAAACCGATAGCAAAGGTTATGCATTTTTAAAAGTCAATCTTAATCCTAAAAAATATAAGATCGCAGCTACTTATAAGGGATTTAAAGTCTTAAACAATGTTGTTATTAAATCATTGTTAATTACTAAAAACTTATCAAAAAAGAAAGCAAAAACAATTAAATTCACGGCTAAGTTAGTTAACAATCAAGGTAAAATTCTTAAAAACAAAAAAATCACCTTTAAATTTAAAGGTAAAACCTATAAAATCAAAACTAATAAAAAAGGTGTAGCTACATTAAAATTAAAAAATCTAAAAGTTGGCAAATACGATATATATTCTATTTATGGCAAGTCTAAGGTTAAAAATACAATAATAATAAAAAAATAA
- a CDS encoding thymidylate synthase — protein sequence MLSITKCYIDFVNKILKQGKETYKDSNHHLVESLGNFYIIDDPLDLKFKAKYENYTTAMMLNDIKSGKFDIDGCPIKSDALYEYVKSFENSSDQGFVYTYPNRVLAHFNIDQFDVMKERILNATGSNRAVAITYDPKLDADREDIPCLQFLQCLVRNNELTIHCLFRSNDIFGAFYSNMFFIAYIGLKMKEEVNKELLGKKLNFGGIHYHSTSGHIYNTDLKAARTLISNNK from the coding sequence ATGTTAAGTATTACTAAATGTTATATTGATTTTGTAAATAAAATCTTAAAACAAGGAAAAGAAACTTATAAAGATAGCAATCATCATTTAGTAGAAAGTTTAGGTAATTTTTACATTATTGATGATCCTCTTGATTTAAAATTCAAAGCTAAGTATGAAAATTACACAACTGCTATGATGTTAAACGATATTAAATCTGGAAAATTTGATATTGATGGTTGCCCTATTAAAAGTGATGCATTATATGAATATGTTAAATCATTTGAAAACTCATCAGATCAAGGATTTGTATACACCTACCCCAATCGTGTATTAGCTCACTTTAATATTGACCAATTTGATGTGATGAAAGAGCGAATATTAAATGCAACAGGATCAAATAGAGCAGTAGCTATTACCTATGACCCGAAGTTAGATGCAGATAGAGAAGATATTCCATGTTTACAATTCCTACAATGCCTTGTAAGGAATAATGAATTAACAATCCACTGTTTATTTAGAAGTAATGATATTTTCGGAGCATTCTATTCAAACATGTTCTTTATAGCTTATATTGGTCTTAAAATGAAAGAAGAAGTTAATAAAGAATTACTTGGTAAAAAATTAAACTTTGGTGGAATTCACTATCATTCCACATCAGGACATATTTATAATACTGATTTAAAAGCAGCACGTACCTTAATATCCAATAATAAATAA
- a CDS encoding cation diffusion facilitator family transporter: MTRQSKIIKTSIIGIVVNLILVAFKAVVGILTNSIAITLDAVNNLTDAVSSIITIIGAKLSGKAPDKNHPYGYGRIEYFSSVIIAAIVLWAGITAFQESWPKIFTPDVTHYTTVSLFIIAVAVFVKFVLGRYVKGVGENINSQALVASGSDAFFDGVLSLSTLVAAIISLLYNISLEGILGVVISLVIIKASLNMLKETLDNMIGLRIDSDLSKKIKDSVEEFDEVYGAYDLSLHSYGPEDMQGSIHIEVSDDLTSRDIHKLTREIRFKVYREFSIILTIGIYAKNAKFSEIYNNILDITKKYEEVLQVHGFYVDEEKQLVSFDMIVDFDANRDDVKEKILNEIKIKYPQFNYFILDDYDVSD; encoded by the coding sequence ATGACTAGGCAGAGTAAAATAATTAAAACAAGCATAATCGGAATTGTAGTTAATTTAATTTTAGTTGCATTTAAAGCTGTTGTTGGAATTCTAACTAATTCAATAGCTATTACTTTAGATGCAGTTAACAATCTTACTGATGCAGTATCATCTATAATAACTATTATTGGTGCTAAATTATCTGGAAAAGCTCCTGATAAAAATCATCCTTATGGATATGGTAGGATTGAGTATTTTTCTTCTGTTATTATAGCTGCTATTGTTCTTTGGGCAGGTATTACTGCTTTTCAAGAATCATGGCCTAAAATATTTACTCCAGATGTGACTCATTATACTACTGTTTCTCTTTTTATTATTGCTGTTGCGGTTTTTGTTAAATTTGTTTTAGGTAGGTATGTTAAAGGTGTTGGTGAGAATATTAACTCACAGGCTCTTGTTGCTTCTGGTAGTGATGCTTTTTTCGATGGTGTTTTATCTTTATCTACTTTAGTTGCCGCTATTATTTCCCTACTTTATAATATTAGTCTTGAAGGAATTTTAGGAGTGGTTATTTCTTTAGTTATTATTAAGGCTAGTTTAAATATGTTAAAAGAAACATTAGATAATATGATTGGCCTTAGGATTGATTCTGATTTGTCTAAAAAGATTAAGGATTCTGTTGAAGAATTTGATGAAGTTTATGGTGCTTATGATTTAAGTTTACATAGTTATGGACCTGAAGATATGCAAGGTTCTATTCATATTGAGGTGTCTGATGATTTAACTTCTAGAGATATTCATAAATTAACTCGTGAGATTAGGTTTAAGGTTTATAGGGAATTTTCTATTATTTTAACTATCGGAATTTATGCTAAAAATGCTAAGTTTAGTGAAATTTATAATAATATTCTTGATATAACAAAAAAATATGAAGAAGTTTTACAAGTTCATGGGTTTTATGTAGATGAGGAAAAACAATTAGTTAGTTTCGATATGATTGTTGATTTTGATGCAAATCGTGATGATGTAAAAGAAAAGATTTTAAATGAAATTAAAATAAAATATCCTCAATTCAATTATTTTATACTTGATGATTATGATGTAAGTGATTAG
- a CDS encoding AAA family ATPase, which translates to MSDNMRVHLKNLGPINEANININKVTIVGGHNATGKSTLSKFLYSFLRSNSYNREKIAYKDIVNLIREESRYIASFLRRNNYENYRNFNRGYFIIRNNEDFNAILDDYENIKNDFYNLDITNNDKKEVLEKFNQIDNLIDIVNQNDDSLYISLMRSLLESEFSTTNFNSLIEIIGINNSFKFIIDFKNHDFTSDDAFICKGGIILNDVYYIDSISILDMFDNIRFSSKKPIDHIDFLKKNLINNSNDTLNVFDDKINKNIIDLEKEIKSIINGNFIYENREFSFSCENGISSLMHNTASGIKQIGIIQLLLSNRKLKENCFLIIDEPEVNLHPDWQFKLANILMLLVKKLNVSIYINTHSPLFIEAINAFSEYYDLDDETNYYLTEKSDGNELFNLNEVKSSELSKIYDNLGKPYFAIDQVRLEKELE; encoded by the coding sequence ATGTCAGATAATATGAGAGTGCATTTAAAAAATTTAGGGCCAATTAATGAAGCCAATATTAATATTAATAAAGTTACTATTGTTGGTGGACATAATGCTACTGGTAAATCAACATTAAGTAAATTTTTATACTCTTTTTTAAGATCTAATTCATATAACCGTGAAAAAATTGCATATAAAGATATTGTAAATTTAATTAGGGAAGAATCACGATATATTGCAAGTTTTTTAAGAAGAAATAATTATGAAAATTATCGAAATTTTAATAGGGGCTATTTTATAATTAGAAATAATGAAGATTTTAATGCAATCTTAGATGATTATGAAAATATAAAAAATGATTTTTATAATTTAGACATTACTAATAATGATAAAAAAGAAGTTTTAGAAAAATTTAACCAAATTGATAATTTAATTGATATTGTTAATCAAAATGATGATTCACTTTATATTTCATTAATGAGAAGCTTATTAGAATCAGAATTCTCAACAACCAATTTTAATAGTTTAATTGAAATAATTGGTATAAATAATTCATTTAAATTCATAATTGATTTTAAAAATCATGACTTTACTTCAGATGATGCATTTATTTGCAAAGGTGGAATCATATTAAATGATGTTTATTATATTGATTCAATTTCAATTTTAGATATGTTTGATAATATTAGATTTTCAAGCAAAAAACCTATTGATCATATTGATTTTTTGAAAAAAAATTTAATTAATAATTCAAATGATACTTTAAATGTTTTTGATGATAAAATAAACAAAAACATAATAGATTTAGAAAAAGAAATTAAGTCTATTATCAATGGTAATTTTATATATGAAAATAGAGAATTTTCATTTTCTTGTGAAAATGGTATTTCTTCTTTAATGCATAATACAGCATCAGGAATTAAACAAATTGGAATTATTCAATTACTATTATCTAATCGTAAATTAAAAGAAAATTGTTTTTTAATAATTGATGAACCAGAAGTAAACTTACATCCAGATTGGCAATTTAAATTAGCAAATATATTAATGCTTTTAGTTAAAAAATTAAATGTTTCTATTTATATTAATACTCATAGTCCATTATTTATTGAAGCGATTAATGCTTTTAGTGAGTATTATGACTTAGATGATGAAACGAATTATTATTTAACTGAAAAGTCCGATGGAAATGAGTTGTTTAATTTAAATGAAGTAAAATCAAGTGAATTATCAAAAATTTATGATAACTTAGGTAAACCATATTTTGCAATTGATCAAGTTAGACTTGAAAAGGAATTGGAATAG